The Cicer arietinum cultivar CDC Frontier isolate Library 1 chromosome 1, Cicar.CDCFrontier_v2.0, whole genome shotgun sequence genome contains the following window.
ttaaaatcaaataaacattATAGACATAAAAATTGAATAACCCGCCGTTGAATAACAAACCAACGTATTCGTACACACACTTTAGCCTTTCTTGCTGCTGGTAacgaataatttaataattttcaaacgATATTTgttctattaatttaataattttctatttaacaataaaactctagaattttaaaatacatttattttttgaaaaagtaacAAGTATTTTCAACAgtaaacttatatattaatatttaatttatatttaattttattataacttaaaatattaaattaaatattttaattaatattattatatattattttaatttaaaataaaattaaacttaaatttttataataatttttttgaaataataagataaaaaaataaataaaaaagtattgttaataaaaatcaataaaaaaaatatatttctgataaaataaattaacagtcataaattaaaaaaagttaataataataaattattaaattgtcaatgttacttttttttgttgacaTACATAACAATGTGTTACGATTTCAACGGTGAATCCGCGGAGATGCCCCTATTTTCTTAGTCAAATGCATAACTACTTTTTGTGTTTATCATTTTCTAATctgacaaaagaaaaaaatagagataattTTATCTCCTTGAAAATATGCATTTAACCGTCCACAATTTTAGTAACAAAAAAACTAATTCCAGACAAGATAGAGTTTAACTAATTCTACAATTCTATTCTATAAAAAGATTATAACCACAAATCATCAATACACCTACAACAATTTTAGACTCTTTGGTCAATACAAAATAACCCTCAAACTTTCGTAGACATACTTAGCGTTTCTTGGTAACGAAAGAAACAGAATAAATGAGAAACAGAGCCTACCCAAAGTGAGgaaaccctaaaaaatatttttttttttattcgtaAGATATAACGgctcaataatatattataaaaattctcTTAATATATCACAAATGTctcagttttaatttttaatttttggtagaatcattatttatttggattatatttttacaaaatttacataaattacaaaatatcaGTTAAAAATTATAAGACAAAAATGAGCACATTGATCAtatgagaaatattagttataaattgaaaaatcatgAGACAAAGTAGTGAACATATTGCTAACACGAGTTATCGGAGTGGTAGTATACACACTATtttcttcaactaaaagataaaaaaaatttacatgagTTCTTGACGTTGATATAAAACAGTTaaaatgtcttatttttttaaaaaaaaatatagagaaaatagatttaaaaatactattaattctactaaagaaattttctataattattaaataaaatattaataatttatttattaattttttaaaatgtcatgtCTAATAGTTCCGCTTTAGGCTTCGTAATGTATTGGACCTGCCCTGATCAGAAATACATAGACATATTAATCCATTCAAACGATATTTgttctattaatttaataattttctatttaacaataaaactctaggattttaaaatacatttttttaaaagtaacaaGTATTTTCAACAGTgaacttatatattaatatttaatttatatttaattttattataagttaaaatattaaattaaatattttaattaatattattatatattattttaatttaaaataaaattaaacttaaaattttttacaataatttttgtttaaaataataagatgaaaaaataagtaaaaaagtattgttaatagaaataaaaaaaaaatatttccgataaaaaaattaatagtcataaattaaaaaaatttaataatcatAAATTACTAAATCGTGaaaagttactttttttttcttgacaTAACAGTGTCACAATTTCAACCGTGAATCCGTGGATATGCCCCTATTTTCTTAGTCAAATGCATAACTAATTTTTGCGTTTtagacaaaagaaaaaaaatagaaataatgtTATCTccttgaaaatatggatttaagTGTCTACACAATTTtagtaacaaaaaaaactaattccACGATTTCACAAGATAGAGTTTAACTAATTCTACAATTCTATTCTATAAAAAGAGTATAACCACAAATCATCAATACACCTACAACAATTTTAGACTCTTGGTCAATAAAAAAACCCTTAAACTTTCTCCTTCAATTCCCTCTCCACTCTTCTTCTCTCACTCTTCCACTCATCATCATGAACAACACTGATCATCTAACTCCGTTTCAACGCATGTTTTTGCCGCAaccaccaccacctccaccGCCATCACAGCCGCCTCCACCGCCATCACCGCCGCCTCCACCGCCACCACCAGAAGCTGGTCCTTCTCGTCGGCCACGTAATAAAGAAAGCAAAGTCATCCCTATCTCTTTCATATGGGCTAAGGATCGCAAAGTAAGCCTTCACAGATtcaatcatcttgttcaaaatgGAATAACTAATATATCTGGAGAGTTTGTTTGCAAAAAATGCAACTACAAATTTGGAATGACATTTGATTTAAGAGAGAAGTTTACTGAATTATGGAAGTACATCGCTCGTTACAAACACACCATGCATGATAGGGCCCCACCAGTTTGGTTGAATCCAACGTTACCACAATGTGCACAGTGTAATCAAGTGGACGATGTGATTCCATATTTTCCTGAGAAGAAAAGGGACACCAATTGGTTGTTTCTTTTATTGGGACAACTACTTGGTTGTTGCTCACATTCACAACTCAAATATATTTGCAAGCATACAAAGAATCATCGTACAGGTGCTAAGGATAGACTtctttatttatcttatcttgCACTTTGCAAACAACTTGATCCTAATGGACCTTTTCATATTTTCTGATGATTACTAGTTTTActattcaaaatattgaaactcTAATCATATAGGCATTTAAGTAATACTATTTTATATAGTTAAGGTTTTttagtatttgttttttttttcttttctgttaGACTCTGTTTTGATGAATACATGGAAATATATTCCATCTGTATTCACCAAAAACAcagtttttatttgaattattttttttaattttgatgttttgttttaGATCTTTATGCAACAGATCTGATGAAAGTATTATGTTTTATGAGTTCGGTTAGTTTGTACTATgctgaaatataaataaaatttaattaatttaaagtttgtATATGATGATTAGATACATCAGTCAAGTATAAATTGTGTTGATttacttttgagaataatgttgtcatttgtttatatatatatatatatatatatatatgataaatttgcttcatttgttattttttaatttatttaagtaaaaaatattcatcgtcctcaaaaacaaaaataatctccttcatctcaaactttatttattattacctGTTTGTTTAAATTGGTGGCGTAGAATTAGTAACTTATTACCTATTTGTTAGGTTCTTTATCTGCTGCAATTAGCAACAATATAAGTGACCTATTTGTTAGGAACGATATCTTAATGTTAGAATTAGATTTTGAAAATAGAAAGTTTGTTATCTTATTAGTTGTAGAATAGATTTAATTAAGGGTTTAAAAATTGATtggttgaatttgaaaatttaaaccAACCAATTACATTGATTCGAATTGATTCCATTGGCTCAAACAGACACGGTTTAAAATCAATCACTAGAAATCTgaacaaaattattatattttttattttatactatatttatatatatttatcataaaaaatatgtttcattaatttagttttttttatttataattatatattatctttttCTCCGTGTAATtagattaatataaaaaatctataatGTTTCAgtaaatgttaatttattttaatttttttagatattagCTTGGTCGAACCAAActtgtttgttttaatttttatataaatatatcataattacttttactatttcaataatattttgttttaaaaaattcattcaacaatTTTGATTAGAGTAAGTAATAGATTATACCGTACCACGGTCCATTAATTTGTATGAATTGTCTTTTGGTTTTacttaaagttatttttatcttgAGAGTCAAGCCTAACATATCGACATCTAACTCTTAGGTTTGTTAAGTATTTACGTACAAATAGGGAcattgttatatttaaaatttgagagAGTAATCTCTGAAAAGATGTTTCATATATGTTGATTTGTTAATTTGTCACAGTGTATTATTGGAAACACAATTTATATATTGATAagaatgttaatttttattaccgatgtgagaatttttttgaagtggtctctatttttttttttaatcttaatctACTTTGACTTTAATGAACTTCATACTTCAATTCGTCTTATCTAAACTTTTTGAGAGTCAAAAAAATGTATCTGACAGATCCGTCCGTATTAATAATAGGTGGAGGTTTTTTTTGCAATGAGGATCAcgaatctattatctattataataattaaaatagaatccccaaaattttttatatatggaACATCCTCTAATATTTACTAACTCACCAAAATTCTTATGTGGcacattccaaattcatcttctattccagtatgttttgttttttcaatatataatgcAAACCTTTTCATTTGCTTaagtacaattatttcatacattatataatttcatTCATCTTTAACTTATCATTCAATGACTCATCAATACACTCAAAAAACTCTAATtactcatcaaaactttcatttcagtaaaaaaacataaagcataattgaaacaaaacaaaaatgaataatattaaatatttggaaatGAAGAACTTTTAACTATTTCATTACTGACTCGAAACTttctatgtcttaaacattcacaaataattatttgaaccactcttgaagtttcttgaccgtgtcaaataattatttgaacaatTCCAAGACACACACGAAtgaattgtttcaatattttggaTTAATAAACTATCACTCAcgaatgaatattataatacAATGCTAACATATCTCACCTCAGCAAAAAAGTTGATGTGTACGCCTTAGAGAATTCtcttttgtttttatgtttcatctcattttttctacttagtttcCAAATATTTTTTCCCGTTTTTAATCCCTCTAATCCGTAATTTTTTTAACGACTTCCTCCAATAGTTTCTTCTTCCCTCTTGTGTTTGCCCCAGTCATTCGCTATCCTCGCAAAATCATTTGTTCCTCCGTGGTAATTCTTTAAAATCGCtgactctactccaaagatacCCTGAAAAAGGTATAGGTTTGTTTGTTGCTTACTGCCATAAATTCAATTATGTTCTATGCAATCTTTGAAATCAATCTGACTCATAGTGACTTAATGCTATGTATAGTTTCTTTCAGGAAATTATATCACTGCCACTATCCAAAAAATCCAAGTTGGGATGAGACCAGCCGACGAACTTTGCTACCCATCATATCCAGAGCAAAATGGCACATGGAATAGGTTTGTTTGTTGCAACAAAAAATTTCCACATGAAATTATATCACTGCCACTATCTAGGAAATCCAAGTTGGGATGGGACCAGCCAACAAACTTTGCTGCCCATCATACCCAGAGAAAATGGCACATGGAAATTCTCAGGACTTGATGCTTTCAAATGTTATGACAAGGTATATTTGCTTTGTGTGTCTCATATTCTTAGTTTTACTTCAATGTtgtaacatcccgctttttcGGGACATTAACTAGAATTACATAttcgttttatttatttatgattatcttaaatactcatttactttaaaattatttaataactattttaattatatttcaaaaataataaatcagagtatttgcaattactaaaagtaatttaatacattaaacaaaataaactcCTAGAGTCAAAACTCTCGACGTTTTACTACCCaaacataaatcctagttggtcacAAACTTTGGACTTGTGGAAAACTCATCAAACAAGTCTACAACCGATGCAGAAGTATCTCGGAGCCTCCAACTGCATGCTATTGTACTTTCTCACATTTCTCCTATTAGGTTGATCGTGATATTATTcgctcaagtaacactatatgtgacgtcctgtcaaatgtaagggtcatctccaaataacaaacacggagcaaatatgcatgcatatatagttgttatagcaaaatataaataaatcatgtacttcatttaacaattaaaaatcacAACTCACCAAAGATATactaacaatgaaaatataacagtacaatgtttacgtaattaataacattaattaaccCAAACGACCAACAACAGATACAGTGACAATACAAATATAACATTACAAtatctaaataattaataacattaaatcacCCAAACAATTAAGAGGTACAGTAATAAAACACAAGTacaatatcacatattaattCACCCGAAACTAGCAACAGGTACATTCATAACCATAATATCCACATCATTCATTATTAACATTCTCATTCATTATTGACATACAAACGAACAAATATAATCGTATACAAATTTATCAGTATAATATATACATCgttaataacattatttcaaCCAATCAATTATCAGGGGATACAATGtataatttatctttataaaagaTTAATCACACTTAATTCAATGCATACTCAAACAGACCTTATGACTTAATCTATATGCCAATGCAATGATTCCGGAATATCGCCTCCCCCGCAAGGGCATTTCGTGgatccttccaagcaacaccactaactcgagcatcgtgggtccttccaagcaacaccactagctcaacatccccgcaaggatctgtgggctccaaccaattatgggcGCACCACCACACGACTATGAATGAATGTATGAATGTAGACACTTTTGTTAGTAGCAGTATAGACCACTCAATCAGAACgtccaaaatcattcaaccttgttctaaaccaacctagtttagacccaaagtaatcaccttgaataaccacaacatgtcaaacacaaccattataacaacgtataatataacattcattttccaTAATCTGAGCATATCAGGCACaaccattattaatattcattttaaagatAACACACAAGCAAAACCAATATATAACATCACgatacatttatatcacatataattcaagtaggaaagcggatggagtgatgcccttaccgttATTAAAGTTGTATTTAGAATTATGTTTCACAAACTCTTGTCTCACGCATTTCACACCTGctgctgtgcgagcacgatttctccctctcTGAACGTCGTTTCTCCGATCTAACCGTCGAAAACGTGGATCTTAATGTTGCGAAccttctgtccaaaaatcagcccgatccaactgttaacgaatgcgcaatcgatgtttttctgatactgatttaacaaattcgggAATAGAATTACtcctctcttttctcttttggtgtttgccttttctatcaaaatgaTCTTCCTCTCCTCAACTAAACCGTTTTTCTATATACGAAGACATCCgttttgttttattcatttttattggGAACGTTAAGTCATAATTGGGAACGTTGACGGAAGTGGAGAAAGTTAAGCCAGCAGTGGGGACCTTAAGCCCGACGTGGGGAACGTTAAGGTGGTAACGTGCTATTAGATAGAGAAATTGATATTTCAACCAAGACATTCTTAACCgttccttttattattattattaataataactaagACATTTTTAActgttactttttttattattattattattattattattattattattattattattattattattattattattattattattattattaaaaattaaaataacacactACAATAGTAACTGACAGTTTATAGAATAATTATCTCAACTcctaataaggtaaaatataaaaataaaataaaataaaataaaatatagaggGTGTTACAAATGTAGTATATGTTGAGTAGCTTATAAATTGCAGTTGAAAAAATTTGACTCAAGTAAATTTTAATCATGTTTAAAAGATATGTGCCATTAAATTGTATCAAGTAAATtcgatcattttaaatttcataagaCAAATCTGCATGTATTGtggaaatttttcaaatttcaaatgttAAAGTTAATAACtccgatcattttaatcatcgatctttgtggtaattgtgaatttttttattttaaatcggatatattagaattttaatttacaaacattcaaactattattaatattgacagatgaatcataatcattaatattttggttacaaaatattaattgtcaaacaattataagtatacatcaaatacaaataattataaataaattactttaatttaatctattatatatatttaaatatttatatttaatgttctactttaaatattaataaatatatataatatataaatatttagaaacgAAGAGAAAGTAGAAATGAACAAACCCCATATTACTCAAAGCTTGCTAGTGTATTCACCAATGAAATTGATGGATGCATATTGTGTTACTTATGCATATACAATTATGTTCTGAAGACtgaaaaatttacataaaaatggGTTATCATTGTTATATCCATTGAAATTTTGATGCCTTCCATGAAGAATTACATGGACCAATGAAAACTAGATCAAACTCTGAGCTGTCTCCTAATAGATAAAGTAATATTTTGTTGAACTGTGTAATAATGATTCATTTAATagtgaaaataaagaaaaattgcaGCTTATTCATCCTAGCAGAAGATTGATGTGCATTTTCTCCCTTAGATTATGATAGGCTGGCATGTGGACTGAATTTCATCTGCATATGCAGTTTATTAGTGATCTCAGAATTTAGAAATAATCATATTGTCATAATTGTAGAGTCACTATGTTGCTAAATGGGCATTGTAGACGGAAAGGTATGATACTAGAAACTCAGCCAAAATCTACTTATTCTTTAATTGATTGTTCTAAGTTAACAAATTCTTACCCAAAAAATTATGTGAAGCATGTTGACTAGTAGTCTAACCGGTTTTGATATGATAAAGCCTCAACAATGCATTGTATATTTGTATTTGAAACTAGAGGACTTCATGGTACTTTCTCTTATAAATGAGTGTTTTGTAAATTAGTCGAATTATAGTTTATGTTGACAAATGGAGGAAATTATGATTTCCTGTATTACTAATTATCTGTTTAATTGTATGAACGTATAATAGGTATATTTTTGTAGCAAAAATTTCTTGTTGATTGATTAATAAGAATATGCTTAAATTATTGCAGCCCTATGAATTTGATGTAGGCCAGTCTGTGAGAGGAAATGTCCTAAAAGGTTTGGATTTAGGAGTCGAGGGCATGCGTGTAGAAGGCCAGGTGAGAAGTGATTTCTATGAGCAAGAAGATCTCTGTGTTTTGTTACAAATTTCATTGAAGTCATGACAATAGGTAAATGGAAGCTACAAATGATACTAATGAACAACCACATGGAATTAAAATTGATCTTACTCaagattttgatttgttttactCCATCTTTGTCTAGTAAATTGTTGTATAAATGTATAGTTACTCAAGCATTTTAGCACACTAGTAGCATTTGTGCCAATATTTTTGCATAAATGGGTAAAAATTGTTTAGATTTTGAATTGGATACTTGGATCATATGTTGTAAGCAGTAATTTAGTTCAGTTTTTTTGCAGCGGCTGTTAATTGTACCtcctgaatttttttttatataaaacaagTTTAGATAAGTTGTATCTCGGAGACTGTGAGGGAAAAGGAATGCCTCAAGATAGAGAGAGTATTTAGTGGGGTACTTATATATTATACACCAATGAAGTCCTCatatcgattagtttatgtaatTTG
Protein-coding sequences here:
- the LOC101506995 gene encoding uncharacterized protein gives rise to the protein MNNTDHLTPFQRMFLPQPPPPPPPSQPPPPPSPPPPPPPPEAGPSRRPRNKESKVIPISFIWAKDRKVSLHRFNHLVQNGITNISGEFVCKKCNYKFGMTFDLREKFTELWKYIARYKHTMHDRAPPVWLNPTLPQCAQCNQVDDVIPYFPEKKRDTNWLFLLLGQLLGCCSHSQLKYICKHTKNHRTGAKDRLLYLSYLALCKQLDPNGPFHIF